A genomic stretch from Phocoena phocoena chromosome 9, mPhoPho1.1, whole genome shotgun sequence includes:
- the PEG10 gene encoding LOW QUALITY PROTEIN: retrotransposon-derived protein PEG10 (The sequence of the model RefSeq protein was modified relative to this genomic sequence to represent the inferred CDS: inserted 1 base in 1 codon), with amino-acid sequence MKQSEENNNLQNQVQKLTEENTSLREQVEPAPEEEEDDIELCGAAAAAAPATPMEEESPEDLPEKFDGNPDMLVPFMAQCQLFMEKSTRDFSVDRVRVCFVTSMMTGRAARWASAKLERSHYLMHNYPAFMTEMKHVFEDPQRREAAKRKIRRLRQGMGSVVDYSNTFQMIAQDLDWNEPALIDQYHEGLSDHIQAELSRLEVAKSLSALIGQCIHIERRLARAAAARKPRSPPRALVMPHVNSHHQVDPTEPVGGARMRLTQEEKERRRKLNLCLYCGNGGHYADNCPAKASKASPXGKLPGPAVEGPSATGPELIRSPQDDAASSPHLQVMLQIHLPGRHTLFVRAMIDSGASGNFIDHEYVAQNGIPLRVKDWPILVEAIDGRPIASGPVVHETHDLIVDLGDHREVLSFDVTQSPFFPIVLGVRWLSTHDPNITWSTRSIVFDSEYCRYHCRMYSPIPPTLPPPAQPSFYYPVEGYRVYQPVRYYYVQNVYTPVDENVYPDHRLVDPNIEMIPGAHSIPSGHVYSLSEPEMAALRDFVARNVKDGLITPTVAPNGAQVLQVKRGWKLQVSYDCRAPNNFTIQNQYPRLSIPNLEDQAHLATYTEYVPQIPGYPTYPAYATYPTYPVGFAWYPVGRDGQGRSLYVPVMITWNPHWYRQPPVPQYPPPQPPPPPPPPPPPPSYSTM; translated from the exons ATGAAGCAGTCCGAGGAGAACAACAACCTGCAGAACCAGGTACAGAAACTCACAGAGGAGAACACCTCCCTCCGCGAGCAGGTGGAGCCCGCCcctgaggaggaggaagatgacATTGAGCTCTGCGGAGCTGCAGCCGCTGCTGCCCCAGCCACTCCGATGGAGGAAGAGAGCCCAGAAGACCTTCCCGAGAAGTTTGACGGCAACCCAGACATGCTGGTGCCTTTCATGGCCCAGTGCCAGCTCTTCATGGAAAAGAGCACCAGAGATTTCTCCGTTGATCGCGTGCGCGTCTGCTTCGTGACAAGCATGATGACCGGCCGTGCTGCCCGCTGGGCCTCCGCCAAGCTAGAGCGATCCCACTACCTGATGCACAACTACCCAGCCTTCATGACCGAAATGAAGCATGTGTTTGAAGACCCTCAGCGGCGCGAGGCTGCCAAACGCAAGATCAGACGTCTGCGCCAAGGCATGGGGTCAGTCGTCGACTATTCCAACACTTTCCAGATGATCGCACAGGACCTGGATTGGAACGAGCCTGCCTTGATTGACCAGTACCACGAGGGCCTCAGCGACCACATTCAGGCGGAGCTGTCGCGCCTCGAAGTCGCCAAGTCGCTGTCCGCACTGATCGGCCAGTGCATCCACATCGAGAGAAGGCTGGCCCGGGCAGCTGCCGCCCGCAAGCCGCGCTCCCCGCCACGTGCGCTGGTGATGCCTCACGTCAACAGCCACCACCAGGTAGATCCGACCGAGCCCGTGGGAGGTGCCCGCATGCGCCTgacccaggaagaaaaagaaagacgcCGAAAGCTGAACCTGTGCCTCTACTGTGGGAATGGAGGTCACTACGCCGACAACTGTCCTGCCAAGGCCTCGAAGGCTTCGC GCGGGAAACTCCCCGGCCCCGCTGTAGAGGGACCTTCAGCGACCGGGCCGGAATTAATAAGGTCCCCACAAGATGATGCAGCTTCATCGCCACACTTGCAAGTGATGCTCCAGATTCATCTTCCGGGCAGACACACCCTGTTTGTCCGAGCCATGATTGATTCTGGTGCTTCCGGCAACTTCATTGATCACGAATACGTTGCCCAGAATGGCATTCCTCTGAGAGTCAAGGACTGGCCAATACTTGTAGAAGCGATTGATGGACGTCCCATAGCATCGGGCCCAGTTGTCCATGAAACGCACGACCTGATCGTCGACTTGGGAGATCACCGTGAGGTGCTGTCGTTCGATGTGACTCAGTCTCCGTTCTTCCCCATCGTCCTAGGGGTGCGCTGGCTGAGCACACACGATCCCAACATCACGTGGAGCACCCGATCGATCGTCTTCGATTCCGAATATTGCCGATACCATTGCCGGATGTACTCACCGATACCACCCACGCTCCCACCACCAGCACAACCGTCATTCTATTACCCGGTGGAAGGATACAGAGTTTACCAACCCGTGAGGTATTACTACGTCCAGAATGTGTACACTCCAGTAGATGAAAACGTCTACCCAGACCACCGTCTGGTTGACCCTAACATAGAAATGATCCCTGGAGCACACAGTATTCCCAGCGGACACGTGTACTCACTGTCGGAACCCGAAATGGCAGCTCTGCGAGATTTTGTGGCCCGAAACGTGAAAGATGGGCTCATAACTCCCACCGTCGCACCCAACGGAGCCCAAGTTCTCCAAGTGAAAAGGGGATGGAAACTGCAAGTTTCTTACGACTGCCGAGCTCCCAACAATTTCACCATCCAGAATCAGTATCCTCGACTCTCTATTCCAAATTTAGAAGACCAAGCTCACCTGGCGACGTACACTGAATACGTACCTCAAATACCAGGATATCCGACCTACCCTGCATATGCCACGTACCCGACCTACCCGGTAGGATTCGCCTGGTACCCCGTGGGGCGAGATGGACAGGGGCGATCGCTCTATGTCCCCGTGATGATCACCTGGAATCCGCACTGGTACCGCCAGCCACCGGTGCCCCAGTACCCACCGCCacagccgccgccgccaccgccgcccccacccccgccgccgtCTTACAGCACCATGTAA